From a region of the Lactuca sativa cultivar Salinas chromosome 4, Lsat_Salinas_v11, whole genome shotgun sequence genome:
- the LOC111894469 gene encoding alpha-xylosidase 1: MVSSSRPLLHLAVVLLVSSCIASITSSSSSSKSGPAPIGNGYRLISIHETSDGGLVGQLQVKQKNNIYGPDIPLLQLYVKHETDDRLRVHITDAQKQRWELPYNLLPRQQPPETPSKQTKTPATTTEFAGSELLFSYTADPFSFAVKRKSTGETLFNSATDKSSPYNSLVFKDQYLEISTSLPKDASLYGLGENTQPHGIKLYPNEAYTLWTTDQSAINLNMDLYGSHPVYMDLRNVGGEAKAHGVLLLNSNGMDVVYRGTSLTYKVIGGIFDFYFFSGTSPLAVVDQYTQLIGRPAPMPYWSLGFHQCRWGYHNLSVVEDVVQNYKKSKIPLDVIWNDDDHMDGHKDFTLNSRNYPRPKLLNFLNKIHSRGMKYIVIIDPGIGVNSTYGTYQRGLANDVFIKYEGKPYLAQVWPGPVNFPDFLNPKTVSWWVDEIRRFHELVPVDGLWIDMNEASNFCSGLCKIPQGKQCPSGTGPGWICCLDCKNITKTKWDEPPYKINASATSVPIGYKTIATSAVHYNGVREYDAHSIYGFSQTVATHKGLQGLQGKRPFILTRSTFVGSGKYAAHWTGDNKGTWDDLKYSISTMLNFGIFGIPMVGSDICGFYPAPTEELCNRWIELGAFYPFSRDHANYYSPRQELYQWKSVAKSARNALGMRYKLLPYLYTLTYEAHTTGSPIARPLFFSFPSITKLYNVSTQFLLGSSLMVSPVLDKHQTKISVMFPTGTWYNLFDLSKVVVAKETESFSMDAPLHVINVHLYQNTILPMQKGGMITREARTTPFTLIVTFPAGATAGEAKGKVYVDNDELPEMELGNGQSTYVEFSAKAVNGVVKIWSEVQESKFALEKGLVIEKVTVVGLTGVKGEVSVEVEGIMGILDVSKVELVETEHKFLDELKGKGVGKSKMVEVKGLNIPIGKQFSISWAMRID, encoded by the exons ACAGAAGCAAAGATGGGAACTACCGTACAACCTCTTACCACGACAACAACCGCCGGAGACGCCGTCAAAACAGACAAAAACCCCCGCCACAACGACGGAATTCGCCGGAAGCGAGTTGTTATTCAGCTACACCGCAGACCCATTTTCGTTCGCCGTAAAAAGAAAATCCACCGGCGAGACGCTTTTCAATTCCGCCACCGACAAATCCTCCCCCTACAACTCTCTAGTCTTCAAAGACCAGTACCTCGAGATCTCAACATCTCTACCAAAAGATGCGTCGTTGTATGGGCTCGGAGAGAACACACAGCCGCATGGGATTAAGCTCTACCCAAACGAAGCATACACGCTGTGGACGACGGATCAATCGGCGATCAACCTGAATATGGATTTGTACGGATCACATCCGGTGTATATGGATTTGAGAAACGTCGGTGGGGAGGCGAAAGCACATGGGGTTTTGCTGTTGAACAGTAATGGAATGGATGTGGTGTACAGAGGGACCTCTCTGACATACAAAGTGATTGGGGGTATTTTCGACTTTTACTTCTTCTCCGGGACTTCCCCTCTTGCCGTTGTCGATCAGTATACTCAACTTATTGGCCGACCTGCTCCTATGCCCTACTGGTCTCTCG GCTTTCACCAATGCAGATGGGGTTACCACAATCTATCAGTCGTCGAAGACGTTGTCCAAAATTACAAGAAATCAAAAATTCCACTCGATGTAATTTGGAACGACGACGATCATATGGATGGACACAAAGATTTCACTCTCAATTCCCGAAACTACCCTCGTCCAAAACTCCTTAACTTTTTGAACAAAATACATTCTCGTGGCATGAAGTACATTGTCATTATCGACCCTGGAATTGGTGTAAATTCAACTTATGGTACTTACCAACGAGGTCTAGCTAACGATGTTTTCATCAAATACGAAGGAAAACCCTATCTGGCCCAAGTCTGGCCTGGGCCAGTTAACTTCCCGGATTTCCTCAACCCAAAGACCGTATCCTGGTGGGTTGATGAAATCCGAAGGTTCCACGAACTCGTCCCTGTGGACGGGCTCTGGATCGACATGAACGAGGCTTCGAATTTTTGTTCAGGCCTCTGCAAAATTCCACAAGGGAAACAATGCCCCAGTGGAACCGGGCCGGGTTGGATCTGTTGTTTGGATTgcaaaaacattacaaaaacaaAATGGGACGAGCCCCCATACAAAATCAACGCGTCCGCAACATCTGTCCCGATCGGATACAAAACTATCGCAACTAGCGCAGTGCACTACAACGGCGTCCGGGAGTATGACGCACATAGCATATACGGATTCTCCCAGACTGTTGCCACACACAAAGGCCTGCAAGGCCTCCAGGGCAAACGTCCTTTTATACTTACCCGATCCACGTTTGTTGGATCGGGTAAGTATGCAGCCCATTGGACCGGCGACAATAAAGGAACATGGGATGATCTAAAATACTCAATCTCCACCATgttgaattttggtatatttgggATCCCGATGGTTGGCTCAGATATCTGCGGGTTTTACCCTGCGCCAACCGAAGAGCTTTGTAACCGTTGGATCGAATTGGGTGCGTTTTACCCGTTTTCAAGAGACCACGCGAATTACTATTCACCAAGACAAGAACTTTACCAATGGAAGTCGGTTGCTAAATCGGCAAGAAATGCATTAGGTATGCGGTACAAGCTGCTTCCTTATTTGTACACTTTGACTTATGAAGCTCACACAACCGGTTCACCCATTGCTCGACCGCTTTTTTTCTCGTTTCCAAGTATAACCAAACTTTACAATGTAAGCACACAGTTTTTGCTCGGAAGTAGCCTAATGGTGTCGCCGGTTCTTGACAAACATCAAACCAAAATCAGTGTCATGTTCCCAACTGGAACTTGGTATAATTTGTTTGATTTGAGCAAAGTGGTTGTCGCGAAAGAGACAGAGTCTTTCTCCATGGATGCTCCCTTGCACGTGATTAACGTCCATTTATATCAAAACACGATTCTTCCAATGCAAAAGGGAGGAATGATAACACGAGAAGCAAGAACGACGCCGTTTACCTTGATTGTGACTTTTCCGGCTGGGGCCACGGCGGGGGAGGCCAAAGGAAAGGTTTATGTCGATAATGATGAGCTGCCGGAGATGGAATTGGGAAACGGTCAGTCAACTTATGTTGAGTTTAGCGCAAAGGCTGTTAACGGAGTTGTGAAGATATGGTCGGAGGTTCAAGAGAGTAAGTTTGCTCTTGAAAAAGGTTTGGTTATCGAGAAAGTAACCGTGGTTGGGTTAACAGGGGTTAAAGGGGAAGTTTCGGTAGAGGTGGAGGGTATTATGGGAATTTTGGATGTTTCGAAGGTGGAATTGGTTGAAACTGAGCATAAGTTTTTAGATGAGTTGAAAGGGAAGGGTGTTGGGAAGAGCAAAATGGTTGAGGTTAAGGGGTTGAATATACCAATTGGTAAACAATTCTCGATATCATGGGCAATGAGAATTGATTAA